In Hypanus sabinus isolate sHypSab1 unplaced genomic scaffold, sHypSab1.hap1 scaffold_307, whole genome shotgun sequence, the following proteins share a genomic window:
- the LOC132388377 gene encoding zinc finger protein 239-like: protein SGKGFTRSSDLMAHQRVQTGERPFTCSDCGMSFTRSSTLQRHQRVHTGEKPFTCSECGKGFIKSSTLQRHQRVHTGEKLFTCSVYEKGFINSSTLQRHQCVHTGEKPFTCSICGKGFNWSSDLQRHQKVHTGEKPFTCSVCGKGFSQSFHLRSHQRVHTGEKPFSCSECGKRFTRSSDLMAHQRVHTGERPFTCSDCGKGFTRSSDLMAHQRVHTGERPFTCSDCGKGFTRSSGLMAHQRVHTGERPFTCSDCGKGFTLSWKLVIHQRVHTGEKPFTCSVCGKGFNQSFHLQSHQRVHTGEKPFSCSECGKKFTSSSNLQSHQHVHTGEKPFTCSDCGKRFTFSSKLKVHQVVHTGEWPFTCSVCGKGFTQSSTLQKHQSVHTF from the coding sequence tctgggaaaggattcactcggtcatctgacctgatggcacaccagcgagttcagaccggggagcggccattcacttgctcggactgtgggatgagtttcactcggtcatccaccctacagagacaccagcgagttcacactggggagaagccattcacctgctcagaatgtgggaagggattcatcaaatcttccaccctacagaggcaccagcgagttcacactggggagaagttgttcacctgctcagtctatGAGAAGGGATTCATCAATTCTTCCACCCTGCAGAGGCACCAGtgtgttcacactggagagaagccattcacctgctccatctgtgggaagggattcaattgGTCATctgacctacagagacaccagaaagttcacactggggagaagcctttcacctgctcagtctgtgggaagggattcagtcagtcatttCACCTgcggagtcatcagcgagttcacactggggagaagccattttcctgctcagaatgtgggaagagattcactcggtcatctgacctaatggctcaccagcgagttcacaccggggagcggccgtttacctgctcggactgtgggaagggattcactcggtcatctgacctaatggctcaccagcgagttcacaccggggagcggccgtttacctgctcggactgtgggaagggattcactcggtcatctggcctaatggctcaccagcgagttcatactggggagcggccgtttacctgctcagactgtgggaagggattcactttgtcatGGAAACTAGtgatacaccagcgagttcacactggggagaagccgttcacctgctcagtctgtgggaagggattcaatcaGTCATTtcacctgcagagtcatcagcgagttcacactggggagaagccattctcctgctcagaatgtgggaagaagttCACTTCGTCATCTaacctgcagagtcatcagcatgttcacactggtgagaaaccgttcacctgctcagactgtgggaagcgattcactttctcatctaagctgaaggtacatcaggtggttcacactggggagtggccattcacctgctcagtctgtgggaagggattcactcagtcctcCACCCTACAGAAACACCAGTCGGTTCACACATTCTGa